The Trichocoleus sp. FACHB-46 DNA segment TATGCGTTCAGCGCCATCTCGTATGGCAGTTTGGCGTTAACTGCCATCGGGCTAATTTTTAGTTTTGGTGAAGGGGACAGCTTTACCACTGAGGATTGGACAGCCCGATTTCTGTCGCAACCCCTGGGGCAATGGTTGGTCGGGCTAGCAGGAGGACTCACAGTGGTTGTGGGCCTGTACCACCTCTACAATGCCTACCAAGCAAAGTTTATGCAGAAATTTAAACAGCACCAGATGAGCCGAATCGAGCATAAATGGACCAAGAGAGCAGGGCAGTTTGGGATTGCGGCTCGTGGATTAATGTTCGGCCTGATTGGTATTTTCTTAATCGTAGCGGCATGGCAATCCAAGGCCAGTGAAGCGAGAGGCTTTGGCGGAGTCTTAGCAACCCTAGAACACCAACCTTTTGGTTCTTGGTTGTTAGGTCTAATGGCCCTCGGACTGATGGCTTATAGCATCTATGCTTTGGTGGAAGCTCGTTATCGCTGCATTGTTAACTAGTAGATTGCAGTCAATTATCCAGGGAGATCGGTCATGGTACAGATTGGTTATCACGCCTCTCACGAACAATTTCCGCCTAGTCAACTGCTGAAGTATGCCCAAATGGCAGAACAAGCAGGATTTACGCGCGTGCTTTCAT contains these protein-coding regions:
- a CDS encoding DUF1206 domain-containing protein, with the protein product MTHRDSQPQNLQQQAQRISAHPWVEKLARFGYAAKGTVYFVVSLLAAQTAIGRGGETTSTSGALEEIVAQPFGKVLLSLIAIGLMGYVFWRLVQALLDPEHQGEKLNAKRVARRLGYAFSAISYGSLALTAIGLIFSFGEGDSFTTEDWTARFLSQPLGQWLVGLAGGLTVVVGLYHLYNAYQAKFMQKFKQHQMSRIEHKWTKRAGQFGIAARGLMFGLIGIFLIVAAWQSKASEARGFGGVLATLEHQPFGSWLLGLMALGLMAYSIYALVEARYRCIVN